In a genomic window of Octopus sinensis linkage group LG16, ASM634580v1, whole genome shotgun sequence:
- the LOC115220458 gene encoding protein PRQFV-amide-like isoform X19 → MRIYLSVYIVVILSASVWGQVKNGHLIDKQDPDTMLLGNRNDEHHLYVDKRDPDPMFIDKRDPDPFFVGKRDPDPFFVGKRDLDPFFVGKRDQDPFFVGKRGRDHLFVGRRVPDPFFVGKKDPDTSFVGKRDPDPIFVGKRDPNTLYIRKRNPDPFSVGKRDPDPFFVGKRDPDPFFVGKRHSEPFFLGKRDSDPLFVGKRDPDPFFVGKRDSDPFFVGKRNPDPMFVGKRDEDPMFVGKRSEYPLSVENSLHRLFVNKRRTEENPLLASIQVPLFRRKQNYHDQKLETPLFVGKRDDDPLFVGKRDDDPLFVGKRGYINQLPTHDYLDQDISNKPGDPIYDDNVIYTGKPFHGEPLFGGKQYPDHTFLNKPDDPIIISKRVHYDSVSAGKRQNDHPLFPRKRNSRSVYTNIHEPDLIFRSLRNNDTFLTGKQKPASFPSAFVAPFSRETVFGRKREQDPMFVGKREENPMFVGKREDDPVFVGKREDPMFVGKRGKEPMFVGKRDEDPMFVGKREKEPMIVGKREDPMFIGKRGKEPMFVGKRNPRFVGKRDDPMFVGKREKNPMFVRKREDPMFIGRREEDPVFVGKREEDPVFVGKRGVDPMFVGKRGEDPMFVGKRESHMFVGKREKEPMFVGKREDPMFVGKRRDPMFVGKREDPMFVGKREDPMFVGKREDPMFVGKREDPMFIGKREDPMFVGKREEPMFVGKREDPMFIGKREDPMFVGKREEPMFIGKREDPMFVGKREDPMFIGKKEDPMFVGKREDPMFVGKREDPMFIGKKEDPMFVGKREDPMFVGKREDPMFVGKREDPMFIGKKEDPMFVGKREDPMFVGKKEDPMFVGKRDPMFVGKREDPMFVGKREDPMFVGKREDPMFVGKREDPMFVGKREDPMFIGKREDPMFVGKREDPMFIGKREEPMFVGKREDPMFIGKRQEPMFVGKREDPMFVGKREEPMFVGKREDPMFVGKREDPMFVGKREDPMFVGKREDPMFIGKREDPMFVGKREDPMFIGKREDPMFVGKREDPMFIGKREEPMFVGKRENPMFVGKRDDPLFDGKREDPMFVGKRENPMFVGKREKNPLFVGKREHITELLSKGGFSGTHSGNRPYQYVIGKSKYNPGLVRKRKLRLMNLVTHNKNSLKVDHQVSKDKRELESVTRNKPIFRRNEESSADKISRSRSNFLLGIKRYPGPSFVSKTIKYPQSRYTLLSDKRDEDPLFVGKRIVGRNYLTANRKFAAKRRQKFKRTAAKPSNTISLHKRNFSHTMLVKRYLGIQDPSSPVIELPNAHNPSNSVKPSKKLSKKNLHMPLNVLYTLPMKSDSINNFKDTNRTDYGEQNSLGLSKTDLTSKVISRRSSSQPSSHKFKEGKINAVRVNKGKIENPYEKHADTLSHSGDAIENSQRLMSSTAKEDNHGDKTDLRDVEIPVR, encoded by the exons ATAAACAGGATCCGGACACAATGTTGTTAGGTAATCGGAACGACGAACATCATTTATATGTTGATAAACGAGATCCAGACCCCATGTTTATAGATAAAAGGGATCCAGATCCTTTTTTTGTAGGAAAACGGGACCCAGATCCATTTTTTGTGGGAAAACGGGACCTAGATCCATTTTTTGTGGGGAAAAGGGATCAAGATCCTTTTTTTGTAGGAAAACGGGGTCGGGACCACCTTTTTGTTGGTAGACGGGTTCCAGATCCATTCTTTGTAGGTAAAAAGGATCCAGACACTTCATTTGTCGGTAAACGGGATCCAGACCCCATCTTCGTTGGTAAAAGGGATCCAAACACTTTATATATAAGGAAGAGAAATCCTGACCCTTTTTCTGTAGGTAAAAGAGACCCAGACCCTTTCTTTGTTGGTAAACGAGACCCAGATCCGTTTTTTGTAGGTAAACGACATTCAGAACCCTTTTTTCTAGGCAAACGAGATTCAGACCCCCTTTTTGTAGGTAAACGAGATCCAGACCCCTTTTTTGTTGGTAAACGAGATTCAGATCCCTTTTTTGTTGGTAAACGAAATCCAGATCCCATGTTTGTAGGTAAAAGGGACGAAGATCCCATGTTTGTAGGCAAAAGGAGTGAATACCCTCTCTCCGTTGAGAATTCACTCCATCGGTTATTTGTAAACAAACGACGTACGGAGGAAAATCCCTTGTTAGCAAGTATACAAGTTCCATTATTTAGAAGAAAACAGAATTATCATGACCAAAAGCTAGAAACTCCTTTATTTGTAGGCAAACGAGATGATGATCCTCTTTTTGTAGGCAAACGAGATGATGACCCCTTATTTGTAGGAAAAAGAGGTTATATTAATCAGTTACCTACACATGATTATCTTGACCAGGACATATCAAACAAGCCAGGCGATCCCATATACGAtgataatgtaatatatacaggCAAACCATTCCATGGTGAGCCCTTATTTGGAGGAAAACAATATCCGGATCACACGTTTTTAAACAAACCAGATGATCCCATTATTATAAGCAAACGAGTTCATTATGATTCTGTATCGGCAGGCAAACGACAAAACGATCATCCCTTATTTCCCAGAAAGCGAAATTCAAGATCTGTATACACTAATATACATGAACCGGATCTAATATTTCGTTCTTTACGAAATAACGATACGTTTTTAACGGGAAAACAAAAGCCGGCGTCATTTCCCTCAGCTTTCGTTGCACCATTTTCCAGGGAGACTGTATTTGGTCGTAAAAGAGAGCAGGATCCAATGTTTGTCGGTAAACGTGAGGAAAATCCCATGTTTGTTGGAAAACGAGAGGATGATCCTGTGTTTGTCGGTAAACGAGAAGATCCTATGTTTGTCGGGAAACGGGGGAAAGAACCTATGTTTGTTGGTAAACGTGATGAAGATCCAATGTTTGttggtaaaagagagaaagagcctATGATTGTTGGTAAACGTGAAGATCCAATGTTTATCGGTAAACGGGGGAAAGAGCCTATGTTTGTCGGTAAAAGAAATCCTAGGTTTGTAGGTAAACGAGACGATCCAATGTTTGTGGGTAAACGAGAGAAGAACCCTATGTTTGTCAGGAAACGAGAAGATCCTATGTTTATCGGTAGACGAGAGGAGGATCCAGTGTTTGTCGGTAAACGAGAGGAAGATCCTGTATTCGTTGGCAAACGAGGGGTGGATCCTATGTTCGTGGGTAAACGAGGGGAAGATCCCATGTTTGTCGGTAAAAGAGAAAGTCATATGTTTGTTGGTAAACGAGAGAAAGAGCCTATGTTTGTTGGTAAACGAGAAGATCCGATGTTTGTCGGTAAAAGAAGAGATCCCATGTTTGTTGGTAAGAGAGAAGATCCGATGTTTGTCGGTAAAAGAGAAGATCCTATGTTTGTTGGTAAAAGAGAAGATCCTATGTTTGTCGGTAAAAGAGAAGATCCTAT GTTCATCGGTAAAAGAGAAGACCCCATGTTTGTCGGTAAAAGAGAAGAGCCTATGTTTGTTG GTAAAAGAGAAGATCCCATGTTTATAGGTAAAAGAGAAGATCCTATGTTTGTAGGTAAAAGAGAGGAACCTATGTTCATCGGTAAAAGAGAAGACCCCAT GTTTGTCGGTAAAAGAGAAGATCCTATGTTCATCGGTAAAAAAGAAGATCCCATGTTTGTCGGTAAAAGAGAGGATCCCATGTTTGTGGGTAAAAGAGAAGATCCCATGTTCATCGGTAAAAAAGAAGATCCTATGTTCGTTGGTAAAAGAGAAGATCCCATGTTTGTTGGTAAAAGAGAAGATCCCATGTTTGTTGGTAAAAGAGAAGATCCTATGTTTATCGGTAAAAAAGAAGATCCTATGTTCGTTG GTAAAAGAGAAGATCCCATGTTTGTCGGTAAAAAAGAAGATCCTATGTTCGTTGGTAAAAGAGATCCTATGTTTGTCGGTAAAAGAGAAGATCCTATGTTCGTTG GTAAAAGAGAAGATCCCATGTTTGTCGGTAAAAGAGAAGATCCCATGTTTGTCGGTAAAAGAGAAGATCCCATGTTTGTCGGTAAAAGAGAAGATCCAATGTTTATAGGTAAAAGAGAAGATCCTATGTTTGTTGGTAAAAGAGAAGATCCCATGTTCATCGGTAAAAGAGAAGAGCCTATGTTTGTCG GTAAAAGAGAAGATCCTATGTTCATCGGTAAAAGACAAGAACCTATGTTTGTCGGTAAAAGAGAAGATCCCATGTTTGTTGGTAAAAGAGAAGAGCCTATGTTTGTTGGTAAAAGAGAAGATCCCATGTTTGTTGGTAAAAGAGAAGATCCCATGTTTGTCGGTAAAAGAGAAGATCCTATGTTTGTAGGTAAAAGAGAGGATCCTATGTTCATCGGTAAAAGAGAAGACCCCAT GTTTGTTGGTAAAAGAGAAGATCCCATGTTCATCGGTAAAAGAGAAGATCCCATGTTTGTCGGTAAAAGAGAAGATCCCATGTTTATAGGTAAAAGAGAAGAGCCTATGTTTGTCGGTAAAAGAGAAAATCCTATGTTTGTTGGTAAAAGAGATGATCCCTTGTTTGACGGTAAAAGAGAAGATCCTATGTTTGTGGGTAAAAGAGAAAACCCTATGTTTGTTG GTAAACGAGAGAAAAATCCTTTGTTCGTTGGCAAACGTGAGCACATCACAGAATTACTCAGTAAAGGAGGGTTTAGTGGGACCCATTCTGGAAATAGACCTTACCAATATGTTATAGGTAAGTCAAAGTACAATCCTGGTCTTGTAAGAAAACGAAAATTGCGCCTTATGAATTTAGTTACACACAACAAAAATTCTCTAAAAGTCGATCATCAAGTATCTAAGGACAAACGGGAGTTAGAATCTGTAACTAGAAATAAACCTATttttagaagaaatgaagaatcTTCTGCAGATAAAATTTCGCGTTCGCGGTCAAATTTTTTACTTGGGATTAAGCGATATCCAGGGCCTTCTTTTGTAAGTAAAACAATTAAATATCCCCAGAGTCGATATACCTTGTTATCAGATAAACGAGATGAGGATCCCTTATTTGTTGGTAAACGAATTGTAGGTAGAAATTACTTAACTGCTAATCGTAAGTTTGCTGCTAAAAGGCGCCAAAAGTTTAAACGTACGGCAGCAAAACCTTCTAATACGATTTCTCTACATAAACGGAACTTCAGCCATACAATGTTAGTAAAACGGTATTTAGGAATTCAAGATCCATCGTCCCCAGTCATAGAGTTACCAAATGCCCATAATCCCTCAAATTCAGTTAAGCCCTCTAAGAAATTAtctaaaaaaaatcttcatatgccgttaaatgttttatatactttACCGATGAAAAGTGATAGCATTAATAATTTTAAAGACACAAATAGAACTGATTATGGAGAACAGAATTCACTAGGGTTGAGTAAAACCGATCTCACATCCAAAGTGATATCGCGAAGATCTTCGTCACAACCCTCTTCACATAAgttcaaagaaggaaaaattaACGCTGTACGTGTTAATAAAGGAAAAATCGAGAACCCGTACGAAAAACATGCTGACACATTGTCACATTCTGGTGATGCCATTGAGAATTCTCAAAGATTAATGAGTTCAACAGCGAAAGAAGACAATCATGGTGATAAAACTGATCTGAGAGACGTTGAAATTCCAGTGCGATGA
- the LOC115220458 gene encoding protein PRQFV-amide-like isoform X38 produces MRIYLSVYIVVILSASVWGQVKNGHLIDKQDPDTMLLGNRNDEHHLYVDKRDPDPMFIDKRDPDPFFVGKRDPDPFFVGKRDLDPFFVGKRDQDPFFVGKRGRDHLFVGRRVPDPFFVGKKDPDTSFVGKRDPDPIFVGKRDPNTLYIRKRNPDPFSVGKRDPDPFFVGKRDPDPFFVGKRHSEPFFLGKRDSDPLFVGKRDPDPFFVGKRDSDPFFVGKRNPDPMFVGKRDEDPMFVGKRSEYPLSVENSLHRLFVNKRRTEENPLLASIQVPLFRRKQNYHDQKLETPLFVGKRDDDPLFVGKRDDDPLFVGKRGYINQLPTHDYLDQDISNKPGDPIYDDNVIYTGKPFHGEPLFGGKQYPDHTFLNKPDDPIIISKRVHYDSVSAGKRQNDHPLFPRKRNSRSVYTNIHEPDLIFRSLRNNDTFLTGKQKPASFPSAFVAPFSRETVFGRKREQDPMFVGKREENPMFVGKREDDPVFVGKREDPMFVGKRGKEPMFVGKRDEDPMFVGKREKEPMIVGKREDPMFIGKRGKEPMFVGKRNPRFVGKRDDPMFVGKREKNPMFVRKREDPMFIGRREEDPVFVGKREEDPVFVGKRGVDPMFVGKRGEDPMFVGKRESHMFVGKREKEPMFVGKREDPMFVGKRRDPMFVGKREDPMFVGKREDPMFVGKREDPMFVGKREDPMFIGKREDPMFVGKREEPMFVGKREDPMFIGKREDPMFVGKREEPMFIGKREDPMFVGKREDPMFIGKKEDPMFVGKREDPMFVGKREDPMFIGKKEDPMFVGKREDPMFVGKREDPMFVGKREDPMFIGKKEDPMFVGKREDPMFVGKKEDPMFVGKRDPMFVGKREDPMFVGKREDPMFVGKREDPMFVGKREDPMFVGKREDPMFIGKREDPMFVGKREDPMFIGKREEPMFVGKREDPMFIGKRQEPMFVGKREDPMFVGKREEPMFVGKREDPMFVGKREDPMFVGKREDPMFVGKREDPMFIGKREDPMFVGKREDPMFIGKREEPMFVGKREDPMFVGKREKNPLFVGKREHITELLSKGGFSGTHSGNRPYQYVIGKSKYNPGLVRKRKLRLMNLVTHNKNSLKVDHQVSKDKRELESVTRNKPIFRRNEESSADKISRSRSNFLLGIKRYPGPSFVSKTIKYPQSRYTLLSDKRDEDPLFVGKRIVGRNYLTANRKFAAKRRQKFKRTAAKPSNTISLHKRNFSHTMLVKRYLGIQDPSSPVIELPNAHNPSNSVKPSKKLSKKNLHMPLNVLYTLPMKSDSINNFKDTNRTDYGEQNSLGLSKTDLTSKVISRRSSSQPSSHKFKEGKINAVRVNKGKIENPYEKHADTLSHSGDAIENSQRLMSSTAKEDNHGDKTDLRDVEIPVR; encoded by the exons ATAAACAGGATCCGGACACAATGTTGTTAGGTAATCGGAACGACGAACATCATTTATATGTTGATAAACGAGATCCAGACCCCATGTTTATAGATAAAAGGGATCCAGATCCTTTTTTTGTAGGAAAACGGGACCCAGATCCATTTTTTGTGGGAAAACGGGACCTAGATCCATTTTTTGTGGGGAAAAGGGATCAAGATCCTTTTTTTGTAGGAAAACGGGGTCGGGACCACCTTTTTGTTGGTAGACGGGTTCCAGATCCATTCTTTGTAGGTAAAAAGGATCCAGACACTTCATTTGTCGGTAAACGGGATCCAGACCCCATCTTCGTTGGTAAAAGGGATCCAAACACTTTATATATAAGGAAGAGAAATCCTGACCCTTTTTCTGTAGGTAAAAGAGACCCAGACCCTTTCTTTGTTGGTAAACGAGACCCAGATCCGTTTTTTGTAGGTAAACGACATTCAGAACCCTTTTTTCTAGGCAAACGAGATTCAGACCCCCTTTTTGTAGGTAAACGAGATCCAGACCCCTTTTTTGTTGGTAAACGAGATTCAGATCCCTTTTTTGTTGGTAAACGAAATCCAGATCCCATGTTTGTAGGTAAAAGGGACGAAGATCCCATGTTTGTAGGCAAAAGGAGTGAATACCCTCTCTCCGTTGAGAATTCACTCCATCGGTTATTTGTAAACAAACGACGTACGGAGGAAAATCCCTTGTTAGCAAGTATACAAGTTCCATTATTTAGAAGAAAACAGAATTATCATGACCAAAAGCTAGAAACTCCTTTATTTGTAGGCAAACGAGATGATGATCCTCTTTTTGTAGGCAAACGAGATGATGACCCCTTATTTGTAGGAAAAAGAGGTTATATTAATCAGTTACCTACACATGATTATCTTGACCAGGACATATCAAACAAGCCAGGCGATCCCATATACGAtgataatgtaatatatacaggCAAACCATTCCATGGTGAGCCCTTATTTGGAGGAAAACAATATCCGGATCACACGTTTTTAAACAAACCAGATGATCCCATTATTATAAGCAAACGAGTTCATTATGATTCTGTATCGGCAGGCAAACGACAAAACGATCATCCCTTATTTCCCAGAAAGCGAAATTCAAGATCTGTATACACTAATATACATGAACCGGATCTAATATTTCGTTCTTTACGAAATAACGATACGTTTTTAACGGGAAAACAAAAGCCGGCGTCATTTCCCTCAGCTTTCGTTGCACCATTTTCCAGGGAGACTGTATTTGGTCGTAAAAGAGAGCAGGATCCAATGTTTGTCGGTAAACGTGAGGAAAATCCCATGTTTGTTGGAAAACGAGAGGATGATCCTGTGTTTGTCGGTAAACGAGAAGATCCTATGTTTGTCGGGAAACGGGGGAAAGAACCTATGTTTGTTGGTAAACGTGATGAAGATCCAATGTTTGttggtaaaagagagaaagagcctATGATTGTTGGTAAACGTGAAGATCCAATGTTTATCGGTAAACGGGGGAAAGAGCCTATGTTTGTCGGTAAAAGAAATCCTAGGTTTGTAGGTAAACGAGACGATCCAATGTTTGTGGGTAAACGAGAGAAGAACCCTATGTTTGTCAGGAAACGAGAAGATCCTATGTTTATCGGTAGACGAGAGGAGGATCCAGTGTTTGTCGGTAAACGAGAGGAAGATCCTGTATTCGTTGGCAAACGAGGGGTGGATCCTATGTTCGTGGGTAAACGAGGGGAAGATCCCATGTTTGTCGGTAAAAGAGAAAGTCATATGTTTGTTGGTAAACGAGAGAAAGAGCCTATGTTTGTTGGTAAACGAGAAGATCCGATGTTTGTCGGTAAAAGAAGAGATCCCATGTTTGTTGGTAAGAGAGAAGATCCGATGTTTGTCGGTAAAAGAGAAGATCCTATGTTTGTTGGTAAAAGAGAAGATCCTATGTTTGTCGGTAAAAGAGAAGATCCTAT GTTCATCGGTAAAAGAGAAGACCCCATGTTTGTCGGTAAAAGAGAAGAGCCTATGTTTGTTG GTAAAAGAGAAGATCCCATGTTTATAGGTAAAAGAGAAGATCCTATGTTTGTAGGTAAAAGAGAGGAACCTATGTTCATCGGTAAAAGAGAAGACCCCAT GTTTGTCGGTAAAAGAGAAGATCCTATGTTCATCGGTAAAAAAGAAGATCCCATGTTTGTCGGTAAAAGAGAGGATCCCATGTTTGTGGGTAAAAGAGAAGATCCCATGTTCATCGGTAAAAAAGAAGATCCTATGTTCGTTGGTAAAAGAGAAGATCCCATGTTTGTTGGTAAAAGAGAAGATCCCATGTTTGTTGGTAAAAGAGAAGATCCTATGTTTATCGGTAAAAAAGAAGATCCTATGTTCGTTG GTAAAAGAGAAGATCCCATGTTTGTCGGTAAAAAAGAAGATCCTATGTTCGTTGGTAAAAGAGATCCTATGTTTGTCGGTAAAAGAGAAGATCCTATGTTCGTTG GTAAAAGAGAAGATCCCATGTTTGTCGGTAAAAGAGAAGATCCCATGTTTGTCGGTAAAAGAGAAGATCCCATGTTTGTCGGTAAAAGAGAAGATCCAATGTTTATAGGTAAAAGAGAAGATCCTATGTTTGTTGGTAAAAGAGAAGATCCCATGTTCATCGGTAAAAGAGAAGAGCCTATGTTTGTCG GTAAAAGAGAAGATCCTATGTTCATCGGTAAAAGACAAGAACCTATGTTTGTCGGTAAAAGAGAAGATCCCATGTTTGTTGGTAAAAGAGAAGAGCCTATGTTTGTTGGTAAAAGAGAAGATCCCATGTTTGTTGGTAAAAGAGAAGATCCCATGTTTGTCGGTAAAAGAGAAGATCCTATGTTTGTAGGTAAAAGAGAGGATCCTATGTTCATCGGTAAAAGAGAAGACCCCATGTTTGTCG GTAAAAGAGAAGATCCCATGTTCATCGGTAAAAGAGAAGAGCCTATGTTTGTCGGTAAAAGAGAAGATCCCATGTTTGT TGGTAAACGAGAGAAAAATCCTTTGTTCGTTGGCAAACGTGAGCACATCACAGAATTACTCAGTAAAGGAGGGTTTAGTGGGACCCATTCTGGAAATAGACCTTACCAATATGTTATAGGTAAGTCAAAGTACAATCCTGGTCTTGTAAGAAAACGAAAATTGCGCCTTATGAATTTAGTTACACACAACAAAAATTCTCTAAAAGTCGATCATCAAGTATCTAAGGACAAACGGGAGTTAGAATCTGTAACTAGAAATAAACCTATttttagaagaaatgaagaatcTTCTGCAGATAAAATTTCGCGTTCGCGGTCAAATTTTTTACTTGGGATTAAGCGATATCCAGGGCCTTCTTTTGTAAGTAAAACAATTAAATATCCCCAGAGTCGATATACCTTGTTATCAGATAAACGAGATGAGGATCCCTTATTTGTTGGTAAACGAATTGTAGGTAGAAATTACTTAACTGCTAATCGTAAGTTTGCTGCTAAAAGGCGCCAAAAGTTTAAACGTACGGCAGCAAAACCTTCTAATACGATTTCTCTACATAAACGGAACTTCAGCCATACAATGTTAGTAAAACGGTATTTAGGAATTCAAGATCCATCGTCCCCAGTCATAGAGTTACCAAATGCCCATAATCCCTCAAATTCAGTTAAGCCCTCTAAGAAATTAtctaaaaaaaatcttcatatgccgttaaatgttttatatactttACCGATGAAAAGTGATAGCATTAATAATTTTAAAGACACAAATAGAACTGATTATGGAGAACAGAATTCACTAGGGTTGAGTAAAACCGATCTCACATCCAAAGTGATATCGCGAAGATCTTCGTCACAACCCTCTTCACATAAgttcaaagaaggaaaaattaACGCTGTACGTGTTAATAAAGGAAAAATCGAGAACCCGTACGAAAAACATGCTGACACATTGTCACATTCTGGTGATGCCATTGAGAATTCTCAAAGATTAATGAGTTCAACAGCGAAAGAAGACAATCATGGTGATAAAACTGATCTGAGAGACGTTGAAATTCCAGTGCGATGA